A part of Halobaculum sp. MBLA0143 genomic DNA contains:
- a CDS encoding NAD(+)/NADH kinase, whose product MSRPRLAVVGDRADEQTADAVGAASLDRLSPAAAAEASGHDAVLTLGERAFTRTAREAPSLPLLPVVDATGPPTRGVGGDVHRLDGLARDAPTAVAALADDAVRAVDRTLLRVSVDDEPAGTAVLDAGLMTTEPARISEYTVRDDGRPVETVRSDGIVVSTPLGSGGYGRAAGGPVLAPETGLAVTPVAPFATAASPLVLAGPVALRVERDEGDVSLLVDDERVREVPAGATVECVPDATVRVLHPTRA is encoded by the coding sequence ATGAGCCGACCTCGGCTGGCGGTCGTCGGCGACCGGGCAGACGAGCAGACGGCCGACGCCGTCGGTGCCGCGAGTCTCGACCGACTGTCGCCGGCGGCAGCCGCCGAGGCGTCCGGTCACGACGCCGTACTCACCTTGGGCGAACGTGCGTTCACCCGCACCGCCCGGGAAGCGCCCTCGCTGCCGTTGCTGCCCGTCGTCGACGCGACGGGCCCCCCGACCCGCGGGGTCGGCGGCGACGTCCACCGACTCGACGGGCTCGCCCGTGACGCCCCGACCGCGGTCGCGGCGCTGGCCGACGACGCGGTCCGGGCGGTCGACCGGACTCTCCTGCGTGTCTCCGTCGACGACGAGCCCGCGGGAACGGCGGTGTTGGACGCCGGCCTGATGACGACCGAGCCGGCCCGGATCTCCGAGTACACGGTGCGAGACGACGGCCGGCCGGTCGAGACCGTCCGGTCGGACGGAATCGTCGTGTCGACGCCGTTGGGGTCGGGCGGCTACGGCCGCGCGGCCGGCGGGCCAGTGTTGGCGCCGGAGACGGGACTGGCGGTCACACCCGTCGCGCCGTTCGCCACTGCGGCCTCGCCGCTCGTGTTGGCCGGTCCGGTGGCGCTCCGGGTGGAACGCGACGAGGGTGACGTGTCGTTGCTCGTCGACGACGAGCGCGTCCGAGAGGTGCCCGCCGGGGCGACGGTGGAGTGTGTGCCGGACGCGACCGTTCGAGTGCTCCACCCGACGCGGGCGTAG
- a CDS encoding 2'-5' RNA ligase family protein, with the protein MTDAAYGLNVVVPNGVRGLAAELEPALAPFDHIRDRHTLLLKRFEGERSHHRLRERVVDCLAGAEPVDARITGVEAFWNPPAGSSPVVYLSVESPGIWALHRRLVEEFGRVPGLEGDDYTPHVTLARDLPPDTETAVGSMGSDDPVAALQERELPELTWTVDELGLWSKEYREFVTRFSLPP; encoded by the coding sequence GTGACTGACGCGGCCTACGGGCTGAACGTGGTCGTGCCCAACGGCGTCCGCGGGCTCGCGGCGGAGCTGGAGCCGGCGCTGGCGCCGTTCGATCACATTCGTGACCGTCACACGTTGTTGCTCAAGCGGTTCGAAGGCGAGCGGTCGCACCACCGGCTCCGCGAACGGGTGGTCGACTGTCTGGCCGGCGCGGAGCCGGTCGACGCCCGAATCACCGGGGTCGAGGCGTTCTGGAACCCACCCGCTGGCAGTTCCCCGGTCGTCTACCTCTCCGTCGAGAGCCCGGGGATCTGGGCGCTCCACCGCCGGCTCGTCGAGGAGTTCGGCCGCGTGCCCGGCTTGGAAGGTGACGACTACACCCCTCACGTCACGCTCGCGCGGGACCTCCCGCCGGACACGGAGACGGCCGTCGGGTCGATGGGCAGCGACGACCCCGTCGCTGCGCTCCAGGAGCGCGAACTGCCGGAACTCACATGGACCGTCGACGAACTGGGGCTGTGGAGCAAGGAGTACCGGGAGTTCGTCACCCGGTTCTCGTTGCCGCCGTGA
- the larE gene encoding ATP-dependent sacrificial sulfur transferase LarE: protein MDDELAAAVGAARESLAACDGVLVAFSGGVDSAVVAALAHDALGDDAVACTARSETLPAAELDDARRVADEIGIRHETVAFSELDDPAFVANDDDRCYHCRSMRLSKMYETAQELGIETVCDGTNAGDPGEGHRPGLQAVEELDVYSPLLDHGLDKADVRAVADARGLSVADKPSMACLSSRIPTGLDVTEERLSRIERAERLLRTWGFEQFRVRDHDGLARIEVGEAELERALDPEFAAAAREHLSDLGFDHVTLDLAGYQTGSVSPDEEEDGDDASADDDEPVVADVFEREYPGSD from the coding sequence ATGGACGACGAACTCGCGGCGGCCGTCGGCGCGGCCCGTGAGTCGCTCGCGGCCTGCGACGGCGTCCTCGTCGCCTTCTCCGGCGGCGTCGACTCCGCAGTCGTCGCCGCGCTCGCACACGACGCCCTCGGCGACGACGCCGTGGCCTGTACCGCCCGCAGCGAGACGCTGCCGGCCGCGGAACTGGACGACGCCCGGCGTGTCGCCGACGAGATCGGGATCCGACACGAGACCGTCGCCTTCTCCGAGCTCGACGACCCCGCGTTCGTCGCCAACGACGACGACCGGTGTTACCACTGTCGGAGCATGCGGCTGTCGAAGATGTACGAGACCGCCCAGGAACTGGGGATCGAGACGGTGTGTGACGGGACGAACGCCGGCGACCCCGGCGAGGGCCACCGCCCCGGACTCCAGGCCGTCGAGGAGCTGGACGTCTACTCACCGTTGTTGGACCACGGCCTCGACAAGGCGGACGTGCGGGCCGTCGCCGACGCCCGCGGGCTCTCGGTCGCGGACAAGCCGTCGATGGCGTGTCTCTCCTCGCGGATTCCGACCGGACTCGACGTGACCGAAGAACGTCTCTCGCGGATCGAGCGTGCCGAACGACTGTTGCGCACCTGGGGGTTCGAGCAGTTCCGGGTGCGCGACCACGACGGGCTCGCCCGGATCGAGGTGGGAGAGGCAGAACTCGAACGCGCGCTGGACCCGGAGTTCGCCGCCGCGGCCCGCGAACACCTCTCGGACCTGGGGTTCGACCACGTCACGCTCGACCTGGCGGGCTACCAGACCGGGAGCGTGAGCCCGGACGAAGAGGAGGACGGAGACGACGCCTCGGCGGACGACGACGAGCCGGTCGTCGCGGACGTGTTCGAACGGGAGTACCCCGGCAGTGACTGA
- the radA gene encoding DNA repair and recombination protein RadA produces MADDDLEALPGVGPATADKLTDAGFETYQSIAVASAGDMANTADIGDSTAGDIIQAARDAADVGGFESGSQVLERRQQIGKLSWQIDEVDDLLDGGLETQSITEVYGEFGSGKSQVTHQMCVNVQLPPEDGGLGGSAVFVDSEDTFRPERIDDMIRGLDDDLIASEMERREIEGAPGEEEAMQALLEDFLDKIHVAKAFNANHQMLLAEKAEELAADAEGTEYPVKILCVDSLTAHFRAEYVGRGELAERQQKLNKHLHDLDQVGNLHNAAVLVTNQVASNPDSYFGDPTQPIGGNILGHKSTFRIYLRKSKGDKRIVRLVDAPNLADGEAVMRVEDGGLKPE; encoded by the coding sequence ATGGCAGACGATGATCTCGAGGCACTCCCGGGGGTCGGACCGGCGACGGCAGACAAGCTGACCGACGCGGGGTTCGAGACGTACCAGAGCATCGCGGTCGCCAGCGCGGGCGACATGGCGAACACGGCGGACATCGGCGACTCGACGGCCGGCGACATCATCCAGGCCGCACGCGACGCGGCCGACGTGGGTGGGTTCGAGTCCGGCTCGCAGGTGTTGGAGCGCCGCCAACAGATCGGCAAGCTCTCCTGGCAGATCGACGAGGTGGACGACCTCCTGGACGGCGGGTTGGAGACACAGTCGATCACCGAGGTGTACGGTGAGTTCGGCTCCGGGAAGTCGCAGGTGACCCACCAGATGTGTGTCAACGTCCAACTCCCGCCGGAGGACGGCGGGCTGGGCGGCAGCGCCGTGTTCGTCGACTCCGAGGACACGTTCCGGCCGGAGCGGATCGACGACATGATCCGCGGGCTGGACGACGACCTGATCGCGTCCGAGATGGAGCGCCGGGAGATTGAGGGCGCACCCGGCGAGGAGGAGGCGATGCAGGCGCTGCTGGAGGACTTCCTCGACAAGATCCACGTCGCCAAGGCGTTCAACGCCAACCACCAGATGCTGTTGGCCGAGAAGGCCGAGGAGCTGGCGGCCGACGCCGAGGGGACGGAGTACCCGGTGAAGATCCTCTGTGTCGACTCGCTGACCGCCCACTTCCGCGCGGAGTACGTCGGTCGTGGCGAGCTCGCGGAGCGTCAACAGAAGCTCAACAAACACCTCCACGACCTCGACCAGGTGGGGAACCTCCACAACGCGGCCGTGCTCGTCACGAACCAGGTCGCGTCCAACCCGGATTCGTACTTCGGCGACCCGACCCAGCCCATCGGCGGCAACATCCTGGGCCACAAGTCGACGTTCCGGATCTACCTCCGGAAGTCGAAGGGTGACAAGCGGATCGTCCGGCTCGTGGACGCGCCGAACCTCGCCGACGGCGAGGCCGTGATGCGGGTGGAAGACGGCGGGCTCAAGCCGGAGTAG
- a CDS encoding aminotransferase class V-fold PLP-dependent enzyme, whose protein sequence is MGTTETHPLDVESLRADFPVLERQVGGDPTTPGPDEADDTPLVYLDNAATSHTPEPVVDAIADFYRTYNANVHRGIHHLSQEASVAYEEAHDSVAEFIGADGREEVIFTKNTTESENLVAYAWGLTELGPGDNVVMTQMEHHASLVTWQQICKKTGAEARYVRLTDGGYLDMDHAAELIDEDTQMVSALHVSNTLGTVNPVAELTEMAHDHDAYAFVDGAQAVPHMPVDVKEIGCDFYAFSGHKMCGPTGIGVLYGRQSVLEEMQPYLYGGEMIRSVTFEDSDWEDLPWKFEAGTPVIAQGVGLGAAVDYLEEIGMDRIHDHESELASYAYDRLTEEDDVTVYGPPGDDRAGLVAFNVDGVHAHDLSSIVNDYGVAIRAGDHCTQPLHDELGAAASARASFYIYNTREEVDALVDAVDQARQLFA, encoded by the coding sequence ATGGGAACGACAGAAACACACCCGCTCGACGTGGAGTCTCTCCGGGCGGACTTCCCGGTCCTGGAGCGCCAGGTCGGCGGTGATCCGACGACGCCCGGCCCCGACGAGGCGGACGACACGCCGTTGGTGTACCTCGACAACGCGGCGACGAGCCACACGCCGGAGCCGGTCGTGGACGCCATCGCCGACTTCTACCGGACGTACAACGCGAACGTCCACCGCGGCATCCACCACCTCAGCCAGGAGGCGTCGGTCGCCTACGAGGAGGCCCACGACAGTGTCGCGGAGTTCATCGGCGCGGACGGCCGCGAGGAAGTGATCTTCACGAAGAACACGACGGAGTCGGAGAACCTCGTCGCGTACGCCTGGGGACTGACCGAACTCGGCCCCGGGGACAACGTCGTCATGACGCAGATGGAACACCACGCCTCGCTCGTGACGTGGCAGCAGATCTGCAAGAAGACGGGCGCGGAGGCGCGGTACGTCCGGCTCACGGACGGCGGCTACCTCGACATGGACCACGCCGCCGAGCTGATCGACGAGGACACACAGATGGTGAGTGCGTTGCACGTCTCCAACACGCTCGGGACGGTCAACCCCGTCGCCGAGCTGACGGAGATGGCACACGACCACGACGCGTACGCCTTCGTCGACGGCGCGCAGGCCGTCCCACACATGCCGGTGGACGTGAAGGAAATCGGCTGTGACTTCTACGCCTTCTCCGGCCACAAGATGTGTGGCCCGACCGGGATCGGCGTGCTGTACGGCCGCCAGTCCGTGTTAGAGGAGATGCAGCCGTACCTGTACGGCGGGGAGATGATCCGCTCGGTGACGTTCGAAGACTCCGACTGGGAGGACCTCCCCTGGAAGTTCGAGGCCGGCACGCCGGTAATCGCACAGGGAGTCGGCCTGGGTGCCGCCGTCGACTACCTGGAGGAGATCGGGATGGACCGGATCCACGACCACGAGTCCGAGCTCGCGTCGTACGCCTACGACCGGCTGACCGAGGAGGACGACGTGACGGTGTACGGCCCGCCGGGCGACGACCGTGCGGGGCTCGTCGCGTTCAACGTGGACGGGGTCCACGCCCACGACCTCTCCAGTATCGTCAACGACTACGGCGTCGCCATCAGGGCGGGCGACCACTGCACCCAGCCGCTCCACGACGAACTGGGCGCCGCCGCGTCTGCGCGCGCCTCCTTCTACATCTACAACACCCGCGAGGAGGTGGACGCCCTCGTGGACGCCGTCGACCAGGCGCGTCAGCTGTTCGCCTGA
- the sufU gene encoding Fe-S cluster assembly sulfur transfer protein SufU has translation MGGGSDMYRQQILDHYKNPRNYGELEDPDISHTGENPSCGDTITVDIHLADDDETIERAVFSGDGCAISQASASMLSERLHGMTLSELAEMDRDDITEMLGVDISPMRIKCAVLARQVAQDGAKLRDGSLEDLDVTQIEE, from the coding sequence ATCGGTGGCGGCTCCGACATGTACCGGCAACAGATACTCGACCACTACAAGAACCCACGCAACTACGGGGAGCTGGAGGACCCGGACATCTCACACACGGGCGAGAACCCCTCGTGTGGCGACACGATCACGGTGGACATCCACCTCGCGGACGACGACGAGACGATCGAACGCGCCGTCTTCTCGGGTGACGGCTGTGCAATCTCGCAGGCCTCGGCGTCGATGCTGTCGGAACGACTCCACGGAATGACCCTCTCCGAGCTCGCGGAGATGGATCGAGACGACATCACGGAGATGCTCGGGGTGGACATCTCGCCGATGCGGATCAAGTGTGCGGTGCTGGCCCGACAGGTCGCCCAAGACGGCGCGAAACTGCGGGACGGCAGCCTGGAGGACCTGGATGTGACGCAGATCGAGGAGTAG
- a CDS encoding helix-turn-helix transcriptional regulator, translating into MSVADAESDLSEVEQEALDLIRETGGIHQSDFWKELDVSSRKGSRIAEKLLDRELIQREETVYDGHNTYLLLPTAKDLDFSLLMAGDMLSPFIGEEEVDPNSDSFTQWLMNLAYEE; encoded by the coding sequence ATGAGCGTCGCCGACGCGGAGTCAGACCTCTCTGAGGTGGAGCAGGAGGCGCTGGACCTGATCCGCGAGACGGGCGGAATCCACCAGAGTGACTTCTGGAAGGAGTTGGACGTCTCCTCCCGGAAGGGGAGCCGGATCGCAGAGAAGCTGTTGGACCGGGAGCTGATCCAACGCGAGGAGACGGTGTACGACGGCCACAACACCTACCTCCTGCTCCCGACCGCCAAGGACCTGGACTTCTCCCTACTGATGGCCGGCGACATGCTGTCGCCGTTCATCGGGGAAGAGGAGGTGGACCCGAACAGCGACTCGTTCACGCAGTGGCTGATGAACCTGGCGTACGAGGAGTAG
- a CDS encoding amidohydrolase, which translates to MSTRTDLVDFRRDLHRHPEPAWCEFYTTARIVTELRDRDLDALHVGESIHGGDRRNVPNEETQTEWRERALDAGADPDVIDEIGDAYTGAVAVVERGDGPVVGLRVDIDGLPITESDDGDHAPAAEGFRSDNEGYMHACGHDAHATFGLGVIDRVLDGEFDGTLKVFFQPGEERIVGAEPMVASGLLDDVEYLFAAHVGLDHPTGEVIGGMGGFLAVSHLRGDFTGEPSHAGGHPEQGRNAVQAAATAIQNLYAIPRHADGATRVNAGIVGGGTATNIVPEDAFVEGEVRGETTELMEYTDERAERVFQSAADMHDVDVETTRLGRAPSAESDEALVDVVTDVAGENEAVDSVVRRDELGGSEDATFMMQAVQDNGGLATYVGVGTSHPGGHHTGTFDVEEASLDIGVDVLTGAVEAVARDEPTASD; encoded by the coding sequence ATGAGTACACGGACGGATCTCGTCGACTTTCGGCGCGATCTCCACCGTCATCCGGAGCCCGCGTGGTGTGAGTTCTACACGACGGCACGGATCGTGACGGAACTGCGCGACCGCGACCTGGACGCGCTCCACGTCGGCGAGTCGATCCACGGCGGCGACCGGCGGAACGTCCCGAACGAGGAGACACAGACGGAGTGGCGCGAGCGGGCGCTGGACGCGGGCGCCGACCCGGACGTGATCGACGAGATCGGCGACGCGTACACCGGTGCCGTCGCCGTCGTGGAGCGCGGCGACGGCCCGGTCGTCGGTCTCCGGGTGGACATCGACGGACTGCCGATCACGGAGTCCGACGACGGCGACCACGCGCCGGCCGCCGAGGGGTTCCGGTCGGACAACGAGGGCTACATGCACGCCTGCGGCCACGACGCCCACGCGACGTTCGGGCTCGGCGTGATCGACCGAGTGCTGGACGGTGAGTTCGACGGGACGCTGAAGGTGTTCTTCCAGCCCGGCGAGGAACGGATCGTCGGTGCAGAGCCGATGGTCGCGTCCGGACTGTTGGACGACGTGGAGTACCTGTTCGCGGCCCACGTCGGACTGGATCACCCCACGGGCGAGGTGATCGGCGGGATGGGCGGGTTCCTCGCCGTCTCACACCTCCGGGGTGACTTCACCGGGGAGCCGTCACACGCCGGCGGCCACCCCGAGCAGGGACGCAACGCGGTCCAGGCGGCCGCGACGGCGATCCAGAACCTGTACGCGATCCCGCGGCACGCGGACGGCGCGACGCGGGTGAACGCCGGCATCGTCGGCGGCGGGACGGCGACGAACATCGTCCCCGAGGACGCGTTCGTCGAGGGTGAGGTGCGCGGCGAGACGACGGAACTGATGGAGTACACCGACGAGAGAGCAGAGCGGGTGTTCCAGTCGGCCGCCGACATGCACGACGTGGACGTGGAGACGACACGGCTCGGACGGGCGCCGTCTGCCGAGAGTGACGAGGCGTTGGTCGACGTGGTGACGGACGTGGCGGGTGAGAACGAGGCCGTCGACTCCGTCGTCCGCCGGGACGAACTGGGCGGCAGCGAGGACGCGACGTTCATGATGCAGGCGGTCCAGGACAACGGCGGCCTGGCGACGTACGTCGGTGTCGGGACGAGCCACCCCGGCGGCCACCACACCGGGACGTTCGACGTGGAGGAGGCGTCGCTGGACATCGGCGTCGACGTGCTCACGGGGGCAGTCGAGGCGGTCGCCCGCGACGAGCCGACGGCGTCGGACTGA
- a CDS encoding DUF6663 family protein gives MTTDARRYRVHTRILRDGAPALVLLDLTTVDDPADAYEPVVARGEGYDDELAETVAGLEAGNVVTARLDWTGPDAVAAFETVAVERRTRYRFAADVEGLFEAAQETWQVARADGESVGSRVTRDTDGDPNGALYVFADPAGRDVYDEFRSGRRPVDPLVERVNEAGPDADGDTPGDGDGFGSLASRLESVDGDDEDHGGETAREVFVLSPADGAFVVVYVVFRRDGLLAETVRDTYEELSE, from the coding sequence GTGACCACCGACGCACGTCGCTACCGCGTCCACACGCGTATCCTCCGGGACGGCGCGCCCGCGCTCGTCCTGTTGGACCTGACGACGGTAGACGACCCGGCAGACGCCTACGAGCCCGTCGTCGCGCGGGGAGAGGGGTACGACGACGAACTCGCGGAGACGGTCGCCGGCTTGGAGGCCGGGAACGTCGTGACCGCACGCCTCGACTGGACCGGGCCGGACGCTGTCGCCGCGTTCGAGACCGTCGCCGTCGAGCGCCGGACTCGTTACCGCTTCGCCGCCGACGTGGAGGGGCTGTTCGAGGCCGCCCAGGAGACGTGGCAGGTCGCACGCGCCGACGGGGAGTCGGTCGGCTCTCGGGTGACACGGGACACGGACGGCGACCCCAACGGGGCGCTGTACGTGTTCGCCGACCCGGCCGGCCGCGACGTGTACGACGAGTTCCGGAGCGGCCGTCGACCCGTCGACCCGCTCGTCGAACGGGTGAACGAGGCCGGCCCGGACGCCGACGGCGACACTCCGGGCGACGGCGACGGGTTCGGCAGCCTCGCCTCGCGGCTGGAGTCGGTCGACGGTGACGACGAGGATCACGGCGGCGAGACGGCCAGAGAGGTGTTCGTGTTGTCGCCCGCGGACGGCGCGTTCGTCGTCGTCTACGTCGTGTTCAGACGGGACGGGCTGTTGGCCGAGACCGTCCGTGACACCTACGAGGAACTGTCGGAGTGA
- a CDS encoding sensor histidine kinase, with amino-acid sequence MSPDGVTEFPAAARALVSFPEPVAVVEVVGGEPSVSRRNEAFRETFSEPAAVVERSYETVTADGAGPTTLPTAHGDREYQVTFLSVDDAQLESTRDSEVGYLVWTPPAADGRGRERFVELHGTTRRMLTADTREAVAATAANAVENVLGFPLTTLRLYDPETERLLPTAVSAAAEAATPGTRPPYERGETTQWDAFDDGEFLVYQDIRVIDDDVDRTGSGSMLVAPVGDHGVLTMGTEQERAISETDVELARVFAANVEVAMDRVEQERTLRERERELERQNERLDRFASVLSHDLRNPLSIASGYAEVARAETESEAVDDAVAEVQAAVERMSTLVDQTLTLAREGARVDETEPVVVPELAGRLADATTGEGPNVTFDGGGESEWTVQADRGRLERILDNLLRNAAEHCGPAVTVRIGRLDDEPGFYVADDGPGIPAAHREDVFEYGTSFDDGTGLGLAIVAELTRAHGWRVTVEDSQDGGARFVFHTDPDPETVAEP; translated from the coding sequence ATGTCGCCGGACGGCGTAACCGAGTTTCCGGCCGCGGCCCGTGCTCTGGTGTCGTTTCCGGAGCCGGTGGCGGTCGTGGAGGTCGTGGGCGGCGAGCCGTCGGTCAGTCGCCGGAACGAGGCGTTCCGGGAGACGTTCTCGGAGCCGGCGGCCGTGGTCGAGCGCTCCTACGAGACAGTGACGGCCGACGGCGCCGGCCCGACGACGCTCCCGACCGCTCACGGCGACCGGGAGTACCAGGTGACGTTCCTCTCGGTCGACGACGCGCAGTTGGAGTCGACCCGGGACAGCGAGGTCGGCTATCTGGTCTGGACGCCGCCGGCCGCAGACGGGCGCGGTCGGGAACGGTTCGTGGAGCTCCACGGCACCACCCGTCGGATGCTCACCGCGGACACGCGCGAGGCGGTCGCGGCGACCGCGGCCAACGCGGTGGAGAACGTCTTGGGGTTCCCGCTGACGACGCTCCGGCTGTACGACCCGGAGACGGAACGGCTCCTCCCGACGGCGGTGTCGGCGGCCGCGGAGGCGGCGACCCCCGGCACCCGGCCGCCGTACGAGCGCGGAGAGACGACCCAGTGGGACGCGTTCGACGACGGCGAGTTCCTCGTCTACCAGGACATCCGGGTGATCGACGACGACGTCGACCGGACCGGGTCGGGGAGTATGCTCGTCGCGCCAGTCGGCGACCACGGCGTGCTCACGATGGGGACGGAACAGGAGAGGGCTATCTCGGAGACGGACGTGGAGCTGGCGCGGGTGTTCGCGGCCAACGTGGAGGTAGCGATGGACCGGGTCGAGCAGGAACGCACGCTCCGGGAACGGGAACGAGAGCTGGAGCGACAGAACGAGCGTCTCGACCGGTTCGCCAGCGTGTTGAGCCACGACCTCCGGAACCCGCTCAGCATCGCGAGCGGCTACGCGGAGGTCGCCAGGGCGGAGACGGAGTCGGAGGCGGTCGACGACGCCGTCGCGGAGGTGCAGGCGGCGGTCGAACGGATGTCGACGCTGGTCGACCAGACGCTCACCCTCGCCCGCGAGGGCGCCCGAGTGGACGAGACGGAGCCGGTCGTCGTGCCGGAGCTGGCCGGGCGGCTGGCGGACGCGACGACCGGCGAGGGGCCGAACGTCACGTTCGACGGCGGAGGGGAGTCGGAGTGGACGGTCCAGGCGGACCGCGGCCGGTTGGAACGGATTCTGGACAACCTCCTACGGAACGCGGCGGAACACTGCGGGCCGGCGGTGACGGTCCGGATCGGTCGGCTGGACGACGAGCCGGGCTTCTACGTCGCCGACGACGGGCCGGGTATCCCGGCGGCCCACCGCGAGGACGTGTTCGAGTACGGGACGAGCTTCGACGACGGGACGGGGTTGGGGCTGGCTATCGTCGCAGAGCTGACGCGCGCACACGGTTGGCGCGTCACGGTCGAGGACAGCCAGGACGGGGGCGCTCGGTTCGTGTTCCACACGGACCCGGACCCGGAGACGGTCGCGGAGCCGTAG
- a CDS encoding amidohydrolase family protein has product MTDDTVVVRGGRVHTQTERGVVEGDVLIEGSEIAAVGDVDAPAGATEVDARGLEITPGLVDAHSHAGMAEWGEPEDADVNEGTSATTPHVNALDGFHPRDEELKHAFQNGVTTVSARMGSGNVIGGVIVTVKTHGKVADRMLIREDGMKAAMGENPKRFHGDQEGRQPSTRPGVAATLREEFTAAEDYRDRKAAAADDDEPFERDRGLENLVRVLDGELPLRVHAHRADDIATVFRIADEFGIDDLSIEHATEGHLIAEEFVERDVPAVVGPSISSATKYELRNITFETPGILHDAGVTVAIQTDAPVLPQQHLDVCVGLAVREGLPTEAALDTVTTNPAEILGVTDRVGTLAPGTDADLVAWDGEFFRVDTRSQHVLVDGNHVFDRERDEVDPREAYDW; this is encoded by the coding sequence GTGACAGACGACACAGTCGTCGTGCGTGGCGGTCGCGTCCACACCCAGACGGAGCGAGGCGTCGTCGAGGGTGACGTACTGATCGAGGGGTCGGAGATCGCGGCCGTCGGCGACGTCGACGCGCCGGCGGGGGCGACGGAGGTCGACGCCCGCGGGCTGGAGATCACGCCCGGGCTCGTCGACGCCCACAGTCACGCCGGGATGGCAGAGTGGGGCGAGCCCGAGGACGCCGACGTGAACGAGGGTACGTCGGCGACGACGCCGCACGTCAACGCCTTGGACGGCTTCCACCCCCGCGACGAGGAGCTGAAACACGCCTTCCAGAACGGCGTGACGACCGTCTCCGCGCGGATGGGGTCGGGCAACGTGATCGGCGGCGTCATCGTGACGGTGAAGACGCACGGAAAAGTCGCCGACAGGATGCTGATCCGCGAGGACGGCATGAAGGCGGCGATGGGGGAGAACCCCAAGCGCTTCCACGGCGACCAGGAGGGGCGCCAGCCGTCGACGCGGCCGGGCGTGGCGGCGACGCTCCGCGAGGAGTTCACCGCCGCCGAGGACTACCGCGACCGGAAGGCCGCCGCGGCCGACGACGACGAGCCGTTCGAACGGGACCGCGGGCTGGAGAACCTCGTCCGGGTGTTGGACGGCGAGCTCCCACTGCGGGTTCACGCTCACCGCGCGGACGACATCGCCACCGTGTTCCGGATCGCAGACGAGTTCGGCATCGACGATCTCTCTATCGAGCACGCGACGGAGGGTCACCTGATCGCCGAGGAGTTCGTCGAACGTGACGTGCCCGCGGTGGTCGGGCCGTCGATCTCGTCGGCGACGAAGTACGAGCTCCGGAACATCACCTTCGAGACGCCGGGTATCCTCCACGACGCGGGCGTCACCGTCGCCATCCAGACGGACGCGCCGGTGCTCCCACAGCAACACCTAGACGTGTGCGTCGGGCTGGCCGTCCGGGAGGGCCTGCCGACGGAGGCGGCCCTGGACACGGTGACGACGAACCCCGCGGAGATCCTCGGCGTCACGGACCGTGTCGGCACGCTCGCGCCCGGCACGGACGCGGACTTGGTCGCCTGGGACGGGGAGTTCTTCCGGGTCGACACTCGGAGCCAGCACGTCCTGGTCGACGGGAACCACGTGTTCGACCGGGAGCGTGACGAGGTCGACCCTCGCGAGGCGTACGACTGGTGA